A stretch of the Ctenopharyngodon idella isolate HZGC_01 chromosome 14, HZGC01, whole genome shotgun sequence genome encodes the following:
- the arsia gene encoding arylsulfatase I produces MTLPALTVLSVMSLLSLGYLSQDWTSPNQVEQPNHLRPHIIFIMTDDQGFNDIGYHNRDIHTPTLDKLAAEGVKLENYYIQPICTPSRSQFITGRYQIHTGLQHSIIRSRQPSCLPFDLRTLPQRLQDAGYSTHMVGKWHLGFYKRDCLPTRRGFHTYFGSLTGSVDYYTYKSCDGPGVCGYDLHEGERVAWGQGGRYSTHLYAQRVRKILAAHDPSSQPLFVFLSFQAVHTPLQSPKEYVYPYRRMGNVFRRKYAGMVSAVDEAVRNVTYALRKYGYYKNSVIIFSTDNGGQPLFGGSNWPLRGRKGTYWEGGVRGIGFVHSPLLRRRRRVSRALVHITDWYPTLMGLAGGNVSQMEGLDGYDMWETISDGKESPRLEILHNIDPLYNAARHGSLKSGYGIWNTAVQAAVRVGDWKLLTGNPGYGDWIPPQILGNFPESWWNLERHMEPKKSLWLFNVADDPYERYDLAERRPDVVKQLLARLAFYNRTAVPVRYPSEDPRADPSRNGGAWGPWEGDGENWETFYLRKRKVKKQKRKFCKMKSFFRRLNIRMMSNRI; encoded by the exons ATGACCTTACCGGCTCTTACAGTGCTCTCCGTGATGAGTTTGCTCAGTCTGGGTTATCTCTCCCAGGACTGGACGAGTCCGAACCAGGTCGAGCAGCCGAACCATCTGCGTCCGCACATCATCTTTATCATGACGGACGATCAGGGCTTCAACGACATCGGCTACCACAACAGAGACATCCACACACCGACACTGGACAAGCTGGCAGCAGAAGGAGTGAAGCTGGAGAACTACTACATCCAGCCCATCTGCACACCATCACGGAGTCAGTTCATCACTGGCAG ATATCAGATCCATACGGGTCTCCAGCACTCGATAATCCGCTCCCGACAGCCCAGCTGCTTGCCCTTTGACCTCCGGACATTGCCGCAGCGGCTGCAGGATGCGGGATATTCCACACACATGGTTGGCAAATGGCACCTGGGCTTCTACAAGCGCGATTGCCTCCCGACCCGCCGCGGATTCCACACGTACTTCGGCTCTCTGACGGGAAGCGTGGACTATTACACCTACAAGTCGTGTGATGGGCCGGGAGTTTGTGGGTACGACCTTCACGAGGGCGAGAGAGTGGCGTGGGGTCAGGGGGGACGTTATTCCACGCACTTGTATGCGCAAAGAGTCCGAAAGATCCTCGCCGCTCATGACCCTTCATCCCAACCTCTCTTTGTTTTCCTCTCCTTCCAAGCCGTTCACACTCCTTTACAGTCACCGAAGGAATACGTCTACCCGTATCGGCGAATGGGAAACGTGTTTCGCCGGAAATATGCCGGGATGGTTTCTGCTGTCGACGAGGCGGTACGAAATGTTACATACGCACTCCGAAAGTATGGCTACTATAAGAACAGCGTCATTATTTTTTCGACGGATAACGGCGGACAGCCTCTGTTTGGAGGCAGCAATTGGCCTCTACGGGGAAGAAAGGGAACGTACTGGGAAGGAGGCGTCCGCGGGATCGGATTCGTACACAGTCCGCTGTTGAGACGCAGGAGAAGAGTTAGTCGAGCTCTGGTTCACATCACCGACTGGTACCCGACGCTAATGGGCCTCGCGGGAGGGAACGTTTCCCAGATGGAAGGGCTCGACGGATATGACATGTGGGAAACCATTAGTGACGGGAAAGAGTCTCCACGGTTGGAGATCCTTCATAATATTGATCCGCTTTACAACGCTGCCCGACACGGATCTTTGAAAAGCGGTTATGGGATCTGGAATACTGCCGTACAGGCAGCGGTTCGAGTCGGAGACTGGAAGCTCTTGACAGGAAATCCCGGATACGGAGACTGGATTCCTCCTCAGATACTCGGAAACTTCCCAGAATCTTGGTGGAATTTGGAACGCCACATGGAACCGAAGAAATCCTTGTGGTTGTTCAATGTGGCGGATGATCCATACGAGCGTTACGATCTCGCAGAGCGGCGGCCAGACGTGGTCAAGCAGCTCCTGGCTCGGTTAGCGTTCTACAACCGGACCGCCGTTCCGGTCCGCTACCCTTCGGAAGACCCCAGAGCCGATCCGAGCCGAAACGGAGGAGCTTGGGGTCCTTGGGAAGGAGATGGAGAGAACTGGGAGACGTTTTATCTTAGAAAGAGGAAAGTCAAGAAGCAAAAGCGGAAGTTCTGCAAAATGAAGTCATTTTTTAGGAGACTTAATATTAGAATGATGTCAAACAGGATTTGA